From the Achromobacter xylosoxidans A8 genome, the window GGCCGACACCAGGCATGGCCGCCACGAGCCTGGCGACAACGCAAGCACTCAAGCGTGTTGCGCACAGGTGTGATGTCACTGGCTCGGCCCGCGGCGCACGCAGCGATCCCGACAGGGCTCATTGCGGCGGGCAGCGCACCGCGCTCATAGCGTCATGACCGGCTCGTCTTCGATCCGAAAGAACAAGGCGCTCGGCCCCATGATGCCCGTCCCGTCCAGATACTCGAAGGCAACGCGCTGGCCCGGCGCGGCAGCTTGCCCGAAATGCTCGACCCGATACATCACGCCCCCGATGCGATAGTTGTGGACCAGCGTGGAAACGTTCGAGTTGGACGCGCGCAGGCGATAGGTCACGACTTCCTCGACCAATCCGCGTACCCCGTGCTTGTAGCGGGCGCGCTTCAGCCTGGGGCTGCGCATGCCCAGCACGAGCCCCATGAGGACGAAGAATGCGGCCAGCAGGATCAAGGGCCCCAGGAACAGGCTGCCGGCCAGCGGCACCAGCGCCAGCGCGTAGAAGAACTTGCGCAGGCTCAGTTCTTCCTTGCGCACGGTCTCGCGGTCGGCATCGCTGACTTCCTCGACCGAATTCCAGGCCTGCGCGCTCATCGGGTATTCAGCCCGCAATAGCACGGGCGGCGTACCGGGCAGCAGCGTCAGCAGATGCAGGCGCACGGGCAGGTTCGTCAGCGCCGCAGCCGTCACTGGCCGAAAGCCTTCGCGGGTGTCGCGCGTGATCTCGTTCCAGAACGGCAGGGCCACGTCCACGCGCTGCTCGCCGAAGATGTAGCAGATGCCGGGGATCTCGGCCGGAACGAAGCCGGTCAGGTGACCGGAAGCGATCTGCTTGGGTATCCGCCCCTTCAACGCCTGGTTGAAGCGGCGCCAAGCGCGCGGCAGCCGCAACAACCTGCGTCCAAGAAAGACCGCGAAGCACATCATCGCCACTGCGCACAACAGGACCACCACCCCGTCAGCGCCGCGGCGCAGACTGCGATCGGACGCGAACAGGACGACGAACACGATCGCGCTGCTCGCCAGCAGCAGGAACATCAGCCCCGCGAACACGGCCGTCAGGGATCTGCCGCGACGGCCACGGCGCAGCAGCACGATGTCCTCATCGGCCAGGGGTTCTTCCGTGACTTGCAGCATTGCGCTCATGCTACCCCGGCAGCTTGCCCTGCTTGCGCGCCGCGCGTTCGGCCAGCCGCTGCGCCATATCCTGCTGGCGCTGCATCAGATCGGCGATCTGTTCGGCGTAGAGATCGGTGAGGTCGCCGGCCAGCGGCTCCACATCGGTCAGGTCATCGATCGCCACGACCGTCCCCGCCTGGTCCAGGCCCCAGATCCGGCTACCGTCACCCACGATCTTCAGCACGGGCAGGATGCCGGACAAACCGGCCTCGGCGAGCTGGCGCTGCTGCGCCGAGATGCTGGCCCATTCGGGCAACTCCGGCGCATCGATGCCCAACAACACCAGACCGCGCCAGAAAGTCCAGGCGGGGCCGACCTCGAACTCCTTCGCATGCGGCCAGACTTCCTCGCGCGCCATCACGCACAGGCCGTTGGTACGCTGGCAGAAGGCCGCAAACGCCGCTGGCAGCGGGAAGCCTACAGCGGTCTCCAGACCGGCAATCGCCTCCGCATCGGGCGCGGGCGCGGCCACGACCTCAAAATGTTCGGTGTCCACGGGATCCAGGATTTCCCACATGCGTTGATGAAACTGTTCGGCGGTCATGGTCATGCAAGCATCCTGAAGCTAAGAAAAATCCTGGCTCGCCGCAAAGGCGGAAGCCTGGAGGGCGCACCACTATATCCTTGTTTGCGGCGGACCTGCCGATGCGAACGGATGGGCCACGGCGTGCCCAGCGCCCTCAGCCCCGCCGGCCAAACAGCATCGTCAATCCGAACAGCGCTCCCAGCCCGCCAACGATAGCCAGCGACATCGACGGCTCGCGCAAGCTCAGCGCCATGACCGCCGCACCCGCCCCCAGCACGATGATCAACAAGCCCGTCAGGCGTCCTGCCGTGGAACCATAGAAATGTGTGCGGCGCGCCGCCTGCGTACCAGCGGGCTGGCGCTTGTGCCACGCCGCCAAGGCCAGCTCAAACTCGCGCAACAGACGTTCACGTGTGGGCAGGTCCACTGCACTGACTAGCAACGTTGGCAGGCCGGGACGAACCAGCTTGAGATAATCGTCAGTGCCCCAGCGGGACAATTGCGCGAAGGCGACGGGAGAGCGGCGCGAAAACTCCAGCCCCTCGGACGTCACCTTGACGGTATTGCGTGTGGGAAAGCCCTTGAACGCCACCAGCGGCGGCACCAGCAACCCCAGCACCGCCAGCACAACCGCCAGAGCAATCGGCCCACGGTTGAACACCACCAGCATGAAGCTACCCGCCGCCAGGGCGAAGGCCAACGGCACCGACAACTGGTGCCATCGGGTATAGACCGAGGCCTGGATCCCTTCGTTGCTAGTCATGTTTGAGCCAATTGCATGTCGACTTCTCCGTGAATGACGCACGAGTCACGATCAGAGTGTAATCATGCGCCTGTGCGGAACCTGACGCGGCATTGCCTCCAAGCGCCAAATGGCCGCTTTGGATACGACGACTCAGGTCAAGATTCGCAGATCCAGTCCGTAGGCCGGTCATCCGCCGCAAATCGTACGGCCGGCCAATAGCCATCCATGAACCAAGTCGCGTCGCGCGGCGCCAGGTGCAGCACGTAGCCCCCGTCGGCCGCGACGATCAGGTCAGATGGCGTGAAGTGTTCCAGGAACGTCACAGAGGGATCTTCGGGGTCGCCGCTGTCGCGTCCCGCCTGCCAGAGGAAATGCAGCGCGGCGTCGCGGTGCGTCGCCAGCGCTTGAGCAATCGAGCGGGCCCGCGCCAGCAGCGGCGCCGCCGCCAGCGGATCGGCTGCGAGCAGCACCACGCGCAGCCGGCCGCCGTCGGCGGTCGCGCAGTCCAGCCAGGTCTCCTGGGCCAGCATGTTGTCGTGGGTATAGGGCTGCATGGAAGGACCGTTTATCGGCGCTGTCGCGCCTCGGCACGACGCCGGCCGACGTGCATGATCGCCATGCCCGAGATCGCAAGGGCGGCGCCGATGAACAGATTCGCGGGGGTGGCTTCGCCCAGCCAGAGACTGGAAAACAGCACGCCGAACACGGGCACCAGCGTGATGTAGCCGGAGGCCGCCCCGGCGCCCAGCGCCTTCACGCCTTCGAAGTACCAGGCGTAGGCGATCGCGGTCGCCCCGAACGCCAAAGCCAGCAGGCTACCCCAGGCGCTGGCCGGCGCCTGTCCCAGTCTCTGCCAAGCGGGAACGCCTTCCACGATCAGGCTGGTGAGCAGCAGCATCAGCGCGCCGATCACGGTGGTCACCGTGGTGGTGGTCAGGGCGTCCACGCCTTTGAGCACCAGCCGGCCGATCAGGGTGTAGGCCACCCAGCAGGCCACGCAGCCGAGCAGCAGCAGTTCGCCGATGCCCACGCCGGAGCCGGCGGCGGCTTGTGAAACCCCGCCGCCGATGGCGATATACGCACCGATGGCCGACAGAACCATGCCAGCCAGGATGGCGGGGTTGAGGTGTTCGCGGAACAGGATCGCCGCCAGCAACAGCGTCGCGCCCGGATTCAGCGTCACCACGATCGCGGCCTTGCCGGCCGGAACCAGCTGCAGGCTCAACATGAAGAAGCTGGAGTAACCAAAGACGCCCGCCAGCGCGGCGGCGGCCAGGCCGAGCCATTGATTGCGCGTCAGAGACTTCAAGCCCCGCAGCGCCGACGCGCGATGCATCCACAGGACCAACGCCACACTGGCAAACAGGAATCGAAGGCTGGCCGCGGCCAGTGGGGCCATGGACTGGGCGACGACCTTGCCCCAAGACCAGGACGCGCCCCAGAGCGCTGCCATGCCGACCAGGCGCAGGTGCGTGGCCATCAACGTATTTTTCATTTGTGCTTCGAAAGTGAGCCGCAGTGGTCGCGCGAGGCGACGGTGCAAACGCAAGGCATCGAGCTTGTCCATCCGTGACAGCAGTCAGTGCGCATGCGGGATTTTAGCTGGCGCAGTTTCAACGCGATATTGCAATATGGCTCCTTCGCACGCTCAAAGGCTCCTCAGGAAATCGACGAGCGCCTTGTTGACTGCCTCGGGGGCTTCCTGTTGCAACCAATGCCCCGCGCCGGGAATGACTTCAATAGCGCGCAGCTGAGGAACGAGGGCTGGCATGGCCGCGATGATCTGATCCATGCCGGGAATCGCCAAGCCAGTATCCCTTTCTCCTACGAGATAGAGCGCAGGCACATCCACCGTCTTTCCCTCCAAAGCCCCCTGTAGCGCCCAATTGCGGTCCAGATTCCGGTAATAGTTGAGGCCGCCACGAAAACCGCTGGCGGTGTAGCTTTGGACAAAGGTCGCCAGATCCGACGAAGTGAGCCAGACCGGCAGCGTCTCAGGGACAGGCAGCGAATGGAGCAAGCCCCGGCCAGCGGCGACCATGCCAAACGGATTGGGCGTGCCAGGGTCGTCACGCGGTCCGGCGTCGCCCGATGCCGCGAAGTAGATGGCGCGCAGGGTTGCGCTGATGTCGCGCTCGAATTCCCCTTCGGCAACTCCCGGCTCGTTGAAATAATGCGTGTAAAACGCGGCGGACTCGGTTTTGGGGAAGAGGCGGCTGGGTGCAACCGGCGCTCTGCGCATCATGGGAACGCCCAGGGCGACGACG encodes:
- a CDS encoding alpha/beta fold hydrolase, producing the protein MIDLETRDVTANGITLNVTAQGEGPLVVLCHGFPETAYAWRHQLPALARAGFRAVAPDLRGYGASDSPTDVAAFTTLDVIGDLVALIESEGADDAVIVGGDWGASIAWQAAQLRPDRFRAVVALGVPMMRRAPVAPSRLFPKTESAAFYTHYFNEPGVAEGEFERDISATLRAIYFAASGDAGPRDDPGTPNPFGMVAAGRGLLHSLPVPETLPVWLTSSDLATFVQSYTASGFRGGLNYYRNLDRNWALQGALEGKTVDVPALYLVGERDTGLAIPGMDQIIAAMPALVPQLRAIEVIPGAGHWLQQEAPEAVNKALVDFLRSL
- a CDS encoding DMT family transporter, with the translated sequence MKNTLMATHLRLVGMAALWGASWSWGKVVAQSMAPLAAASLRFLFASVALVLWMHRASALRGLKSLTRNQWLGLAAAALAGVFGYSSFFMLSLQLVPAGKAAIVVTLNPGATLLLAAILFREHLNPAILAGMVLSAIGAYIAIGGGVSQAAAGSGVGIGELLLLGCVACWVAYTLIGRLVLKGVDALTTTTVTTVIGALMLLLTSLIVEGVPAWQRLGQAPASAWGSLLALAFGATAIAYAWYFEGVKALGAGAASGYITLVPVFGVLFSSLWLGEATPANLFIGAALAISGMAIMHVGRRRAEARQRR